Proteins from a genomic interval of Stenotrophomonas sp. 24(2023):
- a CDS encoding nitronate monooxygenase, translated as MAAAHSLLARIGMAHPIIQAPMAGVSTPQLAAAVSNAGGLGSIGIGADSVERARQAIEQTRALTDGPFNVNVFCHRPAVRDTSREAAWLQYLAPLYDELGVARPAGLHEIYRSFRDDPACVQMLVEQRPAVVSFHFGLPAASAITALREAGIILLASATCDHEADRIELAGVDAVIAQGVEAGGHRGVFDPEAADEGLGTMALVRRLVTRTRLPVIAAGGIMDGQGIRAALGLGAVAAQLGTAFILCPESAANAGYRQLLGSARANRTRMTRVISGRPARGIVNRLVEFGEADGSPDPADYPVAYDAAKQLHAAASAQGSLEFAAHWAGQGAPLARSLPAAQLFATLVREMAS; from the coding sequence CGCATCCGATCATCCAGGCACCCATGGCGGGCGTATCCACGCCACAGCTGGCGGCGGCGGTTTCCAATGCCGGTGGCCTGGGCTCGATCGGCATTGGTGCCGACAGCGTGGAACGTGCACGGCAGGCCATTGAACAGACCCGTGCGCTGACCGATGGGCCGTTCAACGTCAATGTGTTCTGCCATCGGCCCGCTGTGCGCGACACCAGCCGCGAAGCGGCGTGGCTGCAGTACCTGGCCCCGCTGTATGACGAGCTCGGCGTGGCCCGGCCAGCCGGGCTGCACGAAATCTACCGCAGCTTCCGCGATGACCCGGCCTGCGTGCAGATGCTGGTCGAGCAGCGCCCGGCGGTGGTCAGTTTCCATTTCGGCCTGCCTGCCGCATCGGCCATCACCGCGCTGCGCGAGGCCGGGATCATCCTGCTGGCCAGCGCGACCTGCGACCACGAAGCGGACCGCATCGAACTGGCAGGAGTGGATGCCGTCATCGCGCAGGGCGTGGAAGCCGGCGGCCACCGGGGCGTGTTCGATCCCGAGGCCGCCGACGAAGGACTGGGCACCATGGCGCTGGTGCGGCGGCTGGTGACGCGTACCCGGCTGCCGGTGATCGCTGCCGGCGGCATCATGGACGGGCAGGGCATCCGCGCCGCGCTGGGCCTGGGCGCGGTGGCCGCGCAGCTGGGCACGGCCTTCATCCTCTGCCCCGAATCGGCGGCCAATGCGGGTTACCGGCAGCTGCTGGGCAGCGCCCGCGCCAACCGTACGCGGATGACCCGGGTGATTTCCGGCCGGCCGGCGCGTGGCATCGTCAACCGGCTGGTGGAGTTCGGTGAAGCGGATGGCAGTCCGGATCCGGCGGACTATCCGGTGGCCTATGACGCAGCCAAGCAGCTCCATGCGGCAGCTAGCGCACAGGGCAGCCTGGAATTCGCAGCCCACTGGGCCGGGCAGGGGGCGCCGCTGGCGCGGTCGCTGCCGGCGGCGCAGTTGTTTGCCACGCTGGTGCGTGAGATGGCGAGTTGA
- a CDS encoding phospholipase C, phosphocholine-specific — translation MTDIGRRRLLQAGLVAGTAPLLPSIARAAAIAPDARTRSLEDLQHIVIFMQENRSFDHYFGTLPGVRGFGDRFVAPAAPLAGSSGPRTLWLQPDASGQRAIAPFPLDTAAHFGYMRVEGTPHTWPDAQRAWDNGRMGHWPMAKQNHSMGYFQQGDLPFQFALANAFTLCDAYHCALQTGTNPNRVMLWAGNNDGLARNGGPVIANSHDNFVELGGHPSGYRWTTYVERLQQAGVSWQIYQDMADNFTDNPLAGFDSFRRAWQGAPGHDEQLRARGVGTRGLAQLRENVVSGRLPQVTFIIADAAGSEHPGPSSPAQGAAYTARVLDALTADPKVWSRTALLLMFDENDGFFDHMPPPAPPSPDGEGWAGASSVSTEGEYHLHPAPGDEKLDDPALRGRPYGLGPRVPLYVISPWSRGGWVDSQVYDHTSVLRLVERRFGVAADISPWRRAVCGDLTAAFDFAQSDTRPFVAALPDVREVAARAAALPGRTVPTLPEGLQAARQAAGVRPARALPYRPQVHASAIGQGQVQLTLACEGAPAVLHVYDRLRLDAVPRRYTLVPGTPVKAAWACDAQGRYDLWVLGPNGFHRHLLGGGEAMPVQAHIERDHDSVRLQLHNPGNTSQHLQLRAGAYAGHMPEPALQLAAGARTTLAWKAAPTAGWYDLHVEQEGVRQRLAGRAEDGRPGTSDPAMGTAPLQFEHGTA, via the coding sequence GTGACTGATATCGGCCGACGCCGATTGCTGCAGGCCGGCCTGGTGGCCGGCACTGCACCGCTGCTGCCCAGCATCGCCCGGGCAGCAGCGATCGCCCCGGATGCGCGCACGCGCAGCCTGGAGGATCTGCAGCACATCGTGATCTTCATGCAGGAAAACCGCTCGTTCGACCACTACTTCGGCACCCTGCCGGGCGTACGTGGCTTCGGCGACCGGTTCGTGGCCCCGGCCGCGCCACTGGCCGGCAGCAGCGGCCCGCGCACGCTGTGGCTGCAGCCCGATGCCAGCGGCCAGCGCGCGATCGCCCCGTTCCCGCTCGATACCGCCGCCCACTTCGGCTACATGCGCGTGGAAGGTACGCCGCACACCTGGCCGGACGCACAGCGCGCGTGGGACAACGGCCGCATGGGGCACTGGCCGATGGCCAAGCAGAACCATTCGATGGGCTACTTCCAGCAGGGCGACCTGCCCTTCCAGTTCGCCCTGGCCAACGCCTTCACCCTGTGCGATGCCTACCACTGCGCCCTGCAGACCGGCACCAACCCGAACCGGGTGATGCTGTGGGCCGGCAACAACGACGGCCTGGCCCGCAACGGCGGCCCGGTGATCGCCAATTCGCACGACAACTTCGTCGAGCTGGGCGGCCACCCCAGCGGCTACCGCTGGACGACCTACGTCGAACGCCTGCAGCAGGCGGGGGTGTCCTGGCAGATCTACCAGGACATGGCCGACAACTTCACCGACAACCCGCTGGCCGGCTTCGACAGCTTCCGCCGTGCCTGGCAGGGCGCACCCGGCCATGACGAGCAGCTGCGCGCGCGTGGCGTCGGCACCCGTGGCCTGGCGCAGCTGCGCGAGAACGTGGTCAGCGGCCGCCTGCCGCAGGTCACCTTCATCATTGCCGATGCGGCCGGCAGCGAGCATCCCGGGCCGTCCAGCCCGGCACAGGGTGCGGCGTACACCGCGCGCGTGCTCGACGCACTGACCGCCGATCCGAAGGTGTGGAGCCGCACCGCACTGCTGCTGATGTTCGACGAGAACGACGGCTTCTTCGACCACATGCCGCCACCGGCACCGCCCTCGCCCGATGGCGAGGGCTGGGCCGGTGCGTCCTCGGTATCCACCGAGGGCGAGTACCACCTGCACCCGGCGCCGGGTGACGAGAAGCTGGACGATCCGGCGCTGCGTGGCCGCCCGTACGGGCTCGGCCCGCGCGTGCCGCTGTATGTGATCTCGCCCTGGAGCCGGGGCGGCTGGGTGGATTCGCAGGTGTACGACCACACCTCGGTGCTGCGCCTGGTGGAGCGCCGCTTCGGCGTGGCGGCGGACATCTCGCCGTGGCGTCGCGCGGTCTGTGGCGACCTGACCGCTGCCTTCGATTTCGCCCAGTCCGATACGCGCCCGTTCGTGGCCGCGCTGCCGGATGTGCGCGAGGTTGCTGCCCGTGCCGCTGCGCTGCCCGGCCGCACCGTGCCGACCCTGCCCGAGGGGCTGCAGGCGGCACGGCAAGCGGCCGGTGTGCGCCCGGCACGCGCGTTGCCGTATCGCCCGCAGGTGCATGCCAGCGCGATCGGCCAGGGGCAGGTGCAACTGACCCTGGCCTGCGAGGGTGCCCCGGCGGTGCTGCATGTCTACGATCGCCTGCGTCTGGACGCCGTGCCGCGCCGTTACACCCTGGTACCGGGCACACCGGTGAAGGCCGCGTGGGCGTGCGATGCACAGGGCCGCTACGACCTGTGGGTGCTGGGGCCGAACGGCTTCCATCGGCACCTGCTGGGCGGCGGCGAGGCGATGCCGGTGCAGGCCCACATCGAACGCGACCACGACAGCGTGCGGTTGCAGCTGCACAATCCCGGCAACACCTCCCAGCACCTGCAGCTGCGCGCCGGCGCCTATGCGGGCCACATGCCGGAACCGGCACTGCAGCTGGCCGCAGGTGCACGCACCACGCTGGCCTGGAAGGCCGCCCCGACCGCCGGCTGGTATGACCTGCACGTGGAGCAGGAAGGCGTGCGGCAACGCCTGGCCGGCCGTGCCGAGGATGGCCGCCCGGGCACCAGCGATCCCGCCATGGGCACGGCCCCGCTGCAGTTCGAGCACGGCACGGCGTAG
- a CDS encoding TonB-dependent receptor — translation MRTFGRLPRVSLLALMLAPVLDAMAEAPAAAPDAAAAETRSPDARTLDQVEVIGQATSYAKTSVRQESLNRQHVQSSVNDALNEVPGVVVTEADPTGSSVWGTQISMRGFTTNRDTQQIGTTIDGLPNGGSSYGGGSLANRYIDTLDLETVEVSQGTADISSRSNEALGGTLNFLTADPLQDKRLRMVVGAGDNDARKYYVRYDTGVLGGNTRAWVSASSARGNDWIDGSGHTRNDRIAGKFVSELDKWTLTGYLSYDDTDEPEYTSVTPEQFATNPDNDNLTGKLTGIPYLDQNFRSGSRALRKNTFGYLRAAFDGDNGFKASVAAYGHHMEGRGDWIPPYLVQVNPDAAGTPATELSSGKTVYGGSNLGQIYFVNPDGSIAKPIAGCTPRTGFSAEYDPNCYASNVHGVQSYRHSHYDNDRIGFTADVEWRQTFGAIDNTIRGGLWYEKFDRSVTRDWHRLLNPGTDISFDHVPYWVQYKDNYSTDEQMYYVEDVARFGAFSARVGVKQFFVDQSRSRVIGANENVDSDSKSDPLVSAGVTWAPPIQGVELFAGYSQNYAAIPSTVLGETDPVRFRNVKPETADNIELGVRVSRWPLTAAVTLYNIKFDNRIVYLPASFVHGIDYLNETDGVYENFGGVESNGVEATLGYGWDNGWRLNGSYTYNRSKYLGSGDTARDTQLGIVDGAIVIGQPKQIFVVSADWQGENWNFGLSGRYLGSRYLNASNTASVPAVTTFNANIGFDLQGLSPKLKGMGANLVVSNLTNKHYLAGVDGSDSAFIGAPRTVGVSLRVDL, via the coding sequence ATGCGTACGTTTGGTCGTTTGCCCCGTGTCTCCCTGCTCGCCCTGATGCTCGCCCCGGTGCTGGACGCCATGGCCGAAGCCCCCGCCGCTGCCCCGGATGCGGCCGCCGCAGAGACCCGCTCGCCCGACGCACGGACGCTGGACCAGGTGGAAGTGATCGGCCAGGCCACCAGCTACGCCAAGACCTCGGTGCGCCAGGAATCGCTGAACCGCCAGCACGTGCAGAGCAGCGTCAACGACGCGCTGAACGAAGTGCCCGGCGTGGTGGTGACCGAAGCCGACCCGACCGGCTCGTCGGTATGGGGCACGCAGATCAGCATGCGCGGCTTCACCACCAACCGCGATACGCAGCAGATCGGCACCACCATCGACGGCCTGCCCAACGGGGGCTCCAGCTACGGCGGCGGTTCGCTGGCCAACCGCTACATCGACACCCTGGACCTGGAAACGGTGGAAGTCAGCCAGGGCACCGCGGACATCTCCTCGCGCTCCAACGAAGCGCTGGGCGGCACGCTGAACTTTCTCACCGCCGACCCGCTGCAGGACAAGCGCCTGCGCATGGTGGTCGGTGCCGGCGACAACGATGCCCGCAAGTACTACGTGCGCTATGACACCGGCGTGCTGGGCGGCAACACCCGCGCCTGGGTCAGCGCCTCCTCGGCACGCGGCAACGACTGGATCGACGGCAGCGGCCACACCCGCAACGACCGCATCGCCGGCAAGTTCGTCAGCGAACTGGACAAGTGGACGCTCACCGGCTACCTGTCCTACGACGATACCGACGAACCGGAATACACCTCGGTCACGCCCGAGCAGTTCGCCACCAACCCGGACAACGACAACCTGACCGGCAAGCTGACCGGCATCCCGTACCTGGACCAGAACTTCCGTTCCGGCTCGCGCGCGCTGCGCAAGAACACCTTCGGCTACCTGCGCGCCGCCTTCGATGGCGACAACGGCTTCAAGGCCTCCGTGGCCGCCTATGGCCACCACATGGAAGGCCGCGGCGACTGGATTCCGCCGTACCTGGTGCAGGTCAACCCGGATGCAGCGGGCACCCCGGCCACCGAGCTGTCCAGCGGCAAGACCGTCTACGGCGGCAGCAACCTCGGCCAGATCTACTTCGTGAACCCCGACGGCAGCATCGCCAAGCCGATCGCCGGCTGCACCCCGCGCACCGGCTTCAGCGCCGAGTACGACCCGAACTGCTACGCCAGCAACGTGCACGGCGTGCAGTCCTACCGCCACAGCCACTACGACAACGACCGCATCGGCTTCACCGCCGACGTGGAATGGCGCCAGACCTTCGGCGCCATCGACAACACCATCCGCGGCGGCCTGTGGTATGAGAAGTTCGACCGCAGCGTGACCCGCGACTGGCACCGCCTGCTCAACCCCGGCACCGACATCTCCTTCGACCACGTGCCGTACTGGGTGCAGTACAAGGACAACTACTCCACCGACGAGCAGATGTACTACGTCGAGGACGTGGCCCGCTTCGGCGCGTTCAGCGCGCGCGTGGGCGTCAAGCAGTTCTTCGTGGACCAGTCGCGCAGCCGCGTGATCGGTGCCAACGAGAACGTCGATTCCGATTCCAAGTCCGATCCGCTGGTGTCGGCCGGCGTTACCTGGGCCCCGCCGATCCAGGGCGTTGAACTGTTCGCCGGCTATTCGCAGAACTATGCCGCCATCCCCTCCACCGTGCTGGGCGAGACCGACCCGGTGCGCTTCCGCAACGTCAAGCCGGAAACGGCCGACAACATCGAGCTGGGCGTGCGCGTGAGCCGCTGGCCGCTGACCGCGGCAGTCACCCTGTACAACATCAAGTTCGACAACCGCATCGTCTACCTGCCGGCCAGCTTCGTGCACGGCATCGACTACCTCAACGAAACCGACGGCGTGTACGAGAACTTCGGTGGCGTGGAGAGCAACGGCGTGGAAGCCACCCTGGGCTATGGCTGGGACAACGGCTGGCGCCTCAATGGCTCCTACACCTACAACCGTTCCAAGTACCTGGGCAGCGGCGATACCGCACGCGATACCCAGCTGGGCATCGTCGATGGCGCCATCGTGATCGGCCAGCCCAAGCAGATCTTCGTGGTGTCGGCCGACTGGCAGGGCGAGAACTGGAACTTCGGCCTGTCCGGCCGCTACCTGGGCTCGCGTTACCTCAACGCGTCCAACACCGCCAGCGTGCCGGCGGTGACCACCTTCAACGCCAACATCGGCTTCGACCTGCAGGGCCTGTCGCCGAAGCTGAAGGGCATGGGCGCCAACCTGGTGGTCAGCAACCTCACCAACAAGCATTATCTGGCAGGCGTGGACGGCAGCGACAGCGCCTTCATCGGTGCACCGCGGACCGTCGGCGTTTCCCTTCGCGTAGACCTGTGA
- a CDS encoding c-type cytochrome, with protein MMRWAVALAGGALLAALAVAGYRHLYPDLDAPMARTMAILDARGTVLGQYRTPSAEEIRGLPNADSVMLGRRLLNETARLLPDNVGNALNCNACHMAEGKRPLGNHYLNAGSRYPRYMPRPGREIDLADRINGCLQRSMNGRPLAKDAPAMVAMLDYMHWLNRGLVPGSRVAGLTEGPIDSTLSPDPARGQVLYAAQCAACHGAQGEGQRDASGDMAFPPLWGDDSFNIGAGMARLYKAAAFVKHNMPPAATLEPPLGQAVMADQDAVDIAAYFTAQPRPDFAGKGKDWQHDPKPKDARY; from the coding sequence ATGATGCGATGGGCCGTCGCCCTGGCCGGTGGGGCCCTGCTGGCCGCACTTGCCGTGGCCGGCTATCGCCACCTGTACCCGGATTTGGATGCGCCGATGGCGCGCACGATGGCCATCCTCGACGCCCGCGGCACCGTGCTGGGCCAGTACCGCACGCCCAGCGCCGAGGAGATCCGTGGCCTGCCCAACGCCGATTCGGTGATGCTGGGCCGGCGCCTGCTCAACGAGACCGCGCGCCTGCTGCCGGACAACGTGGGCAACGCATTGAACTGCAACGCCTGCCACATGGCCGAAGGCAAGCGCCCGCTGGGCAACCACTACCTCAATGCCGGAAGCCGCTACCCACGCTACATGCCGCGGCCCGGCCGCGAGATCGACCTGGCCGACCGCATCAACGGCTGCCTGCAGCGTTCGATGAATGGCCGCCCGCTGGCCAAGGACGCACCGGCCATGGTGGCCATGCTGGACTACATGCACTGGCTCAACCGGGGCCTGGTACCGGGCAGCCGTGTGGCCGGGCTGACCGAGGGCCCGATCGACAGCACGCTGTCGCCGGACCCGGCGCGCGGGCAGGTGCTGTACGCCGCCCAGTGCGCCGCGTGCCATGGTGCCCAGGGCGAAGGCCAGCGCGACGCCAGCGGTGACATGGCCTTCCCGCCCCTGTGGGGGGATGACAGCTTCAACATCGGTGCCGGCATGGCGCGCCTGTACAAGGCCGCCGCCTTCGTGAAGCACAACATGCCGCCGGCCGCCACCCTGGAGCCGCCGCTGGGCCAGGCCGTGATGGCCGACCAGGATGCGGTGGACATCGCCGCCTACTTCACGGCCCAGCCACGGCCGGACTTCGCCGGCAAGGGCAAGGACTGGCAGCACGACCCGAAGCCGAAGGATGCCCGTTACTGA
- a CDS encoding cytochrome c, with amino-acid sequence MRTSFKYVLALATAVAAAYGIARSTPYWFVPRQDATVDIHDPALIARGQYLARAADCAACHTAPGGRPFAGGLGMQTPMGTLYATNITPDAQTGIGRYDYADFERAVRRGIRRDQQPLYPAMPYVSYMIASDEEIKALYAYFMGAVKPVKQDNADSTIPWPANLRWPLSWWQLLFARPRTFTPDPSLDAGQQRGAQLVEGLAHCGACHTPRGMAFQEKALADDGSGHFLSGSVLEGWYAKNLRNEATGLASWSEAEIVDFLRTGRTGRTAAFGGMAEVVEHSTQYLSDADLLAMARYLKQLPPRQGRSTAWTPGPDTTTAALRSGDYQVTGALAYAEHCQACHRADGRGMPRVYPALAGNSIVFADDASSLVQVTLAGGRMPQTPHDTMAFSMPGFAHLRNEELARILTFIRNSWGNHASPVSKEEVARMRAVVRDRPAPVLPVEDQP; translated from the coding sequence ATGCGTACCTCCTTCAAATATGTCCTGGCACTGGCCACTGCCGTGGCCGCCGCCTATGGCATCGCCCGCAGCACGCCCTACTGGTTCGTTCCCCGCCAGGACGCCACGGTGGACATCCACGACCCGGCATTGATCGCCCGTGGCCAGTACCTGGCGCGGGCGGCCGACTGCGCGGCCTGCCACACCGCGCCTGGCGGACGGCCCTTCGCCGGCGGACTGGGCATGCAGACGCCGATGGGAACCCTGTACGCCACCAACATCACCCCGGATGCACAGACCGGCATCGGCCGCTACGACTACGCCGATTTCGAGCGCGCCGTACGCCGGGGCATCCGCCGTGACCAGCAGCCGCTGTACCCGGCCATGCCCTATGTGTCCTACATGATCGCCAGCGACGAAGAGATCAAGGCGCTGTACGCCTACTTCATGGGCGCCGTGAAGCCGGTGAAGCAGGACAACGCCGACAGCACCATCCCCTGGCCGGCCAACCTGCGCTGGCCGCTGTCCTGGTGGCAGCTGCTGTTCGCGCGGCCACGCACGTTCACGCCCGATCCGTCGCTGGACGCCGGCCAGCAACGGGGCGCGCAGCTGGTCGAAGGGCTGGCCCATTGCGGTGCGTGCCATACGCCACGCGGCATGGCCTTCCAGGAAAAGGCACTGGCCGATGATGGCAGCGGCCATTTCCTGTCCGGCTCGGTGCTGGAGGGGTGGTACGCCAAGAACCTGCGCAACGAGGCCACCGGCCTGGCCAGCTGGAGTGAAGCGGAGATCGTCGATTTCCTGCGCACCGGCCGCACCGGCCGTACCGCCGCCTTCGGCGGCATGGCCGAGGTGGTGGAACACAGCACCCAGTACCTCAGCGATGCCGACCTGCTGGCCATGGCGCGTTACCTCAAGCAGCTGCCACCCCGCCAGGGGCGCAGCACAGCCTGGACGCCAGGGCCGGACACCACCACCGCCGCACTGCGCAGCGGCGACTACCAGGTGACCGGCGCCCTGGCCTATGCCGAACACTGCCAGGCCTGCCACCGGGCCGACGGCCGCGGCATGCCGCGCGTCTATCCGGCACTGGCCGGCAACTCCATCGTCTTCGCCGACGATGCCAGCTCCCTGGTGCAGGTGACGCTGGCCGGTGGCCGCATGCCACAGACACCACACGACACCATGGCATTTTCGATGCCCGGCTTCGCGCACCTGCGCAATGAAGAGCTGGCGCGCATCCTGACCTTCATCCGCAACAGCTGGGGCAACCATGCCAGCCCGGTGAGCAAGGAAGAGGTCGCGCGCATGCGCGCGGTGGTGCGCGACAGGCCTGCCCCTGTCCTGCCAGTGGAGGATCAGCCATGA